One genomic window of Paramormyrops kingsleyae isolate MSU_618 chromosome 22, PKINGS_0.4, whole genome shotgun sequence includes the following:
- the si:dkey-225f5.4 gene encoding uncharacterized protein si:dkey-225f5.4, whose product MATERVVVLEQQWEAARRNLLNVEDAQMAGEVELPAKAMVPFLIDSRRKLKVMSQQLCVLDNMLKLLENLESPEELLNSSCPKDIDDFAYTQWKALKNQHREGIQGVQDCIMSLQKKMEQANEKREMIAQMLVTLERKIAEAKEKAKQKMKMDRKTEREASVKLQEVQSAQEARQEALRVTERRIANLEAKISSCSALLDNLVLHKDQLERSVQATLALTGYKLQWVGEKKLHIELSPQACRPSLGHLEPLSLSLTWNTDGMFDLEVLHGTVGVIPESVHGPISHVSTVLLELMHRYLSQGEMLAEIQNLHTRFAIDWQPAQQELVFLKSASVVCCFRVDAGYPRTGSITLMSVRGEKGPVGIAALQPPQENPSLTEWLEYLSSCLHI is encoded by the exons ATGGCGACAGAAAGGGTTGTTGT GTTGGAGCAGCAATGGGAAGCTGCTCGAAGAAATCTTTTGAATGTAGAGGATGCTCAAATGGCTGGGGAAGTGGAGCTTCCGGCCAAAGCAATGGTGCCCTTTCTAATT GATAGCAGGAGGAAGCTGAAAGTAATGAGCCAGCAGCTGTGTGTGCTGGACAACATGCTCAAACTTCTGGAAAATCTGGAGTCACCAGAGGAGCTGCTGAACAGCTCTTGTCCTAAGGACATAG ATGACTTTGCCTACACTCAGTGGAAAGCTCTGAAGAATCAGCACCGAGAGGGCATACAGGGTGTGCAAGACTGCATCATGAgtctacagaaaaaaatggagCAGGCAAATGAAAAGAGAGAGATGATTGCCCAGATGCTGGTTACTTTGGAGAGAAAG ATTGCAGAAGCAAAGGAAaaggcaaaacaaaaaatgaaaatggacaGAAAGACTGAG AGAGAGGCCAGTGTGAAACTGCAGGAGGTGCAGTCTGCCCAGGAGGCTCGCCAGGAAGCTCTGCGAGTGACCGAGCGGAGGATTGCAAATCTCGAGGCCAAGATATCGTCTTGCAGTGCTCTCCTGGACAACTTGGTGCTACACAAAGACCA GCTGGAGCGATCAGTGCAGGCTACACTGGCCTTGACCGGCTACAAGCTGCAATGGGTGGGGGAGAAGAAGCTTCACATAGAGCTGTCACCCCAAGCATGCCGGCCATCCCTGGGACATCTGGagccactctctctctcactcacctGGAACACTGATGGAATGTTTGACTTGGAG GTGTTACATGGCACTGTGGGAGTTATCCCCGAGTCCGTACATGGTCCCATTTCCCATGTCAGCACTGTCCTGCTTGAGCTTATGCACCGCTACCTGAGCCAAGGTGAAATGCTTGCTGAGATTCAGAACCTCCACACCAG GTTTGCCATAGACTGGCAGCCGGCACAGCAAGAGCTGGTTTTCCTGAAGTCGGCGTCGGTTGTGTGCTGCTTCCGTGTTGATGCTGGCTACCCACGCACTGGGAGCATTACCCTTATGTCTGTACGTGGAGAGAAGGGCCCCGTCGGCATTGCCGCTCTGCAG CCCCCACAGGAAAATCCCTCCCTGACGGAGTGGCTGGAATACCTTAGCAGCTGTCTGCATATTTGA